The DNA sequence TATGTGAGTTAAATTGTGCGCTGTAATTTTGCACAACACTGACGCCAGCAAATACAACGTCATATATCCTCCAGCGATCATTTCGAATCATTTTTAAGGTAACTACAGAAGGTTTAGCACCTGCATTTGGCTTAATTTCTA is a window from the Candidatus Thioglobus sp. genome containing:
- a CDS encoding ABC transporter substrate-binding protein gives rise to the protein EIKPNAGAKPSVVTLKMIRNDRWRIYDVVFAGVSVVQNYSAQFNSHIKRKGLDSLIKKTIQRLNKK